The sequence CCATCCGCTGCAAGGGCTCCCGGACATCGGAGCCCAGCTCCACAACATCGCCTCGCTCGTGGTCTACGACGCGGAACTGCGCCGTGAGTACGTCTTCGTGCCGGACGGCACCGAGAACTGGACCGAGCCCGACCTGCGGGTGCGGAACGGGACCGTCGTGTACGCGGATTCCGCCGCGTACGAGGTGGACACCCCGGACCGGGAGTTCCCCGTCGAGGAGCCGCCGGCGCCCTGAAGCACCGGCGGCCTGGTCAGCAGCCGGCGGATCTCGCGGACCGCGGCGCCGCCCGCGCGGTTGGCGCCGATGGTCGACGCCGAGGGCCCGTAGCCCACCAGGTGGATCCGCTCGTCGCGCACGGCCCTGGTGCCCTCGACGCGGATGCCGCCGCCCGGTTCGCGCAGGCGCAGCGGGGCCAGGTGGTCGACGGCCGCGCGGAAGCCGGTGGCCCACAGGATGACGTCCGCGTCCACCCGGCGGCCGTCCGACCAGACCGCCCCTGCGGGCGTGATCCGCTCGAAGACGGGCCGGCGGTCCAGCACCCCGGAGGCCAGCCCCGCCCTGACGGCCTCGTTCAGCGGCAGTCCGGTCACGCTCACCACGCTCTGCGGCGGCAGCCCCCGGCGCACGCGCTCGTCCACCAGGGCCACCGCGGCCCGCCCCTCGGCCTCGCCGAAGCTCCCGTCGCGGAAGACCGGGGGCCGCCGGGTCACCCAGGTGGTCTCCGCCGCCACCTCGGAGATCTCCAGCAGGTGCTGCACCGCGGAGGTGCCGCCGCCCACCACGATCACCCGGGCTCCGGCGAACTCTGCGGGCCCCGGGTAGTTCGCGGTGTGCAGCTGGCGCCCGCGGAAGGTCTCCTGGCCCGGGTAGCGCGGCCAGAACGGCCGGTCCCAGGTCCCGGTGGCGTTGATCAGGGCACGCGTGGACCACGTACCGGCCGAGGACTCCACCAGCAGCCGCCCGCCGGCCCCGTCGGTTCCGGCCGCCCCGTCGCGTACGGCCGTGACGTCCACGGGGCGGCGTACCCGCAGGTCGAAGCGCCGCTCGTACGCGTCGAAGTAGGCGGAGATCACCTCGGAGGAGGGCCGCAGCGGGTCGGCGCCGGTGAGCTCCATGCCGGGCAGCGCGTGCATCCCGTGGACCTTGCCGTAGGTGAGCGAGGGCCAGCGGAACTGCCAGGCGCCTCCCGGGCGGGGCGCATGGTCCAGGACCACGTGGCCGAGCCCCGCCCGCGTCAGGTGGTAGGCGCTGGACAGGCCCGCCTGCCCGGCGCCGATCACCAGTACGTCGACCTCCGTCGCGTCCCGCACCATTTCGTTCACGGTTCTACTAACTCGCGGGGGTCGCCGGATCTTCCCGTCCCGGACGGACAGGGGGGCGGGCTGCGGCGGTCAGTCATCCGCGGCGATCCACGCCGCCAGTTGCTCGGGGGTGGTGGCCGGATCGGCGACCAGGGTGGCCAGTTCGTCCTCCTGGAAGGTGGCCGTGGTGACGGCCGGGCAGCGGTGGCAGGCGTCCACGCCCGTCTGCTGCCACCACTGGCACTTGGCGCGCAGGTGGCACCGTGGGACCGCGCGGGCGTCCGCCGGGGGCGGCAGGGTCAGGACCCTCTCCACCAGGGCGCAGTCGTCGCCCCTCCGGTTGACGCAGGCGGAGACGCAGTGCGAGGCGAACCGCAGGACCCGGGTCGGCGCGATCCCCTCGGGAAGGGAGCCGAGCACATCGGACGCCGGTACCGGGTCGGCGAGATAGGCCACGCGGCCGCCGTCGCCCGAGCGGACGCCGAGGACGACCGATTCGGGGGCCCGGGCCTCACCGCTCGGGCACCACGTGACGGGCGGCGCACCCGGCGCACCCGCCGACGGTCCCGCCGACGCGCCTGCCGACACGAGCGCCGTCACCCCTGCGGACGCCGACACCCCCGCCGGCGCCCCTGCTGACTGGTCGCTTCCCACGGTGCTCACCCCGCCCGTCAGCCGTCGATCGCGTCGTGCGATTCGAGCACCGCACGGCCCACGGGGCCGCCGATCGTGCCCTGGAGCCCGACGGCCTGCTCCTGCTCCACCGCCTGCGCGAGGCTCTCGTGCAGCTGCTCCACGGAGGTGATGCGCTCGGGGGCGGACGGGGCCGCGTTGGCCACCCCGACCGCACCGATCGCGAGCCCCGCGGCCATCACGACCGCGGCGCCACCGGCCGCCAGCTTGTTCTTCTTCGGATTCATCAAGGCATCTCCTCATGCGGAGCGGCGGTGCCCGCCGCTGTTCCCGCACCGAGGCTAGGAGCGGGAAGCGCGGCCGAGAGGCAGTTCACGAGGCAGTTCGCAGGGCGGTCGGCCCCCTGCCGGTAGCCGTCGGCGCCGGTGGGGTCAGCCCGCCCGGCGGGCGACCAGCCAGTCGTACGCCACGTCCGCGCTGAACTCCCGCTGCCCGTCCGGGAAGAGCAGCCCGGCGTCCGCGAAGGCGGCGTCGTGCGCCGTCCCCGCCACGTAGGGGACGGCCACACAGCGCATCCCGGCGGCCCGAGCGGCCAGCGCCCCCGGCGCGGCGTCCTCGACGACCACACAGTCGGCGGGCCGGGCGTCCAGCCGCCGGGCGGCTTCCAGGAACACGTCCGGGGCGGGCTTGCCGTGCGCGACCTCCTCGGCGGACACCACCGTGGTCAGCAGGGAGTCCAGCCCGGTTCCGGCCAGTACGGCGTCGATCGCCTCGCGCGAGGAGCCGGAGGCCACGGCCATCGGCACCCGTTCGGCGTACAGCCGCTCGACGAACTTCCGCATCTCGGGGAAGGCCTCCGTCCCGGTGCGGGCCAGCTCCAGGTAGGCCGCGTTCTGCTCGGCGAGCAGCTGCTCCACCGGCGCCCGGATCCCGTACCGCTCCTTGAGGATCTCCAGCGTCTCGAGGGTTCCGATGCCGATGAAGCGGGAGTGCTGCTCCCAGCTGAAATCCGGGACCCCGTGCCGCTCCAGGGTGCGGCGCCCGGACTCGTAGTAGTTCGGCTCGCTGTCCACGAGGGTGCCGTCGAGATCGAATATGACGGAAATCATCCGCTGCGCCCGTCCTGCCGCTTCTGTCTGACCCGAGCATCTTTTCAGGTCTTGCGGGCTGCCCTTCCCACGGACTCGACCAGGGGCAGCAACCGGTGGGCGACCCGCTCGCGCAGGGCGACCTCGGTGCGCGTGCGGACCACGCCCGGGAGCTGGATCAGCCGCTGGATCACGTCCTCCAGGTGGGCGTTGTTCCGGGCCGCCACGCGGGTCAGCAGGTCCCCGCCGCCGGTGATCGAAAAGGCCTCGATGATCTCGGGTACGGCCGCCAGCGCGTCACCCACCTCGTCCAGGTGCCCCTGGGTGACCTCGATGTGCACGAAGGCCAGCACCGGGTGCCCGAGCGCGGCGGGGGACAGCACGGGCCCGGTCCCGGTGATCACCCCGGTGCGCTCCAGCCGGTCCAGCCGGGCCTGCAGGGTGCCGCGCGCGACACCGAGGAGCCGGGCGTACTCACGCACGCTGGTGCGCGGCTGCTCGATCAGCAGGCGCAGGATTCTGGTGTCGAGCTCGTCCACCGCCATGCCGTGACTGTACCAATGGCCCAGTTCATCCGGATCGTGGTGGGGTGGTGATGGGGCGGTGTGGGGTCGGAGCGGGTACGGGGACCAGCCCGGTCGGCCGCATCCGTACGCACCCGCCCACGGGAACCCCGTAAGGGACGGACGTACGGGCCATGGAGCGCGGACGAGGAGCGGAGACAGCCATGACGGGCCTGAACTGCCTGGTCACCGGAGCCACCGGATACATCGGAGGCCGCCTGGTGCCCGAACTCCTCGACGCCGGACACCGCGTCCGCTGCCT comes from Streptomyces sp. NBC_01408 and encodes:
- a CDS encoding FAD-dependent oxidoreductase translates to MVRDATEVDVLVIGAGQAGLSSAYHLTRAGLGHVVLDHAPRPGGAWQFRWPSLTYGKVHGMHALPGMELTGADPLRPSSEVISAYFDAYERRFDLRVRRPVDVTAVRDGAAGTDGAGGRLLVESSAGTWSTRALINATGTWDRPFWPRYPGQETFRGRQLHTANYPGPAEFAGARVIVVGGGTSAVQHLLEISEVAAETTWVTRRPPVFRDGSFGEAEGRAAVALVDERVRRGLPPQSVVSVTGLPLNEAVRAGLASGVLDRRPVFERITPAGAVWSDGRRVDADVILWATGFRAAVDHLAPLRLREPGGGIRVEGTRAVRDERIHLVGYGPSASTIGANRAGGAAVREIRRLLTRPPVLQGAGGSSTGNSRSGVSTSYAAESAYTTVPFRTRRSGSVQFSVPSGTKTYSRRSSAS
- a CDS encoding HAD family phosphatase, translated to MISVIFDLDGTLVDSEPNYYESGRRTLERHGVPDFSWEQHSRFIGIGTLETLEILKERYGIRAPVEQLLAEQNAAYLELARTGTEAFPEMRKFVERLYAERVPMAVASGSSREAIDAVLAGTGLDSLLTTVVSAEEVAHGKPAPDVFLEAARRLDARPADCVVVEDAAPGALAARAAGMRCVAVPYVAGTAHDAAFADAGLLFPDGQREFSADVAYDWLVARRAG
- a CDS encoding Lrp/AsnC family transcriptional regulator, translating into MAVDELDTRILRLLIEQPRTSVREYARLLGVARGTLQARLDRLERTGVITGTGPVLSPAALGHPVLAFVHIEVTQGHLDEVGDALAAVPEIIEAFSITGGGDLLTRVAARNNAHLEDVIQRLIQLPGVVRTRTEVALRERVAHRLLPLVESVGRAARKT